GACCGGGGTGCGGGCGGGAATAGGGGGCATCGGCGGGGTCCGGCGCGTGGCGGGTGACGAAAGAACGACAGCCATTAGAAAGCGTTAGTCGGCAAGGTCAAGAGGGATCGGCCCGGACCGGCCCAACGACGCCGCGCCGTCGACGCGAGTGGAGCACGCCCGATGCAGGCTGCGCTTGTGGCCGGCCAGGGCGTAGGCTATTTCTGGGTGGAGACATCTGGACGGACCGCATGCGCTTCTCCCCCGCCTCCCCCCTGAACGGCATCGTCGATTCCCTGCTGACGGCGACGGAGCCGGTGGATCGGGCGAAGGCCGAGAACATCCGCTGGGAAAGCCGGCTCGCCGCCGTCCGGATCGCCCATTACGAAGGCGAGATCGGATCGCCCGACCCCGAGGATTTCGCGACCGGACACGGGGATTACGTCGCCAACCACATCAACCTCCGCCGTGACACCGGGGAGCCGGCCTGCTTCGCCGCGGCCAACGCCCCGGCCCTGCTGCCGACCCTCGCGCCGGCCGAGCGGCTGGTGCGGGTGGAGGACATGACCGGTTGGGCCGAGCGGATCTTCGGCCGCGACAATCCGGCGGACCTGAAGGATTCGGAGCGGCTGAAGGCCGCCTTCGAATCCGGGTCGGCGGAATTCACCGCCTTCCTGAAGACCTGGAATGAAGCCGCCGACCTGCGGCCGATGTTCGCCGCGGTCGTCGGGGATCTCGACGATCTGCGGCCCGACTGGCGCGGCTCCTGGTGGACCGCCCTGCCGGAGTTGCTGGGACTGGGGCATCTGGGCGCCGCCACGAGCCATCCGCGGGCGCTGGCGCTGATGGAATATCCGGCGTCCCGCGTGCTGGACGAAGCGGGATCGGTCGATCCCGCCCACCGTTTCGCCGCCCCGACGGTGATCGACCATCATCTGAACGCCTATTTCTGCCCGTCCCCGGTGCCGGCCAAAGGGGCGGCGATCTGTTACGGCCGGGCAGTGAACCTGACCGCCCGCGGTACCCTGGTCTGCGAGATGATCCACCGCCATATTTCCTACCGGCCGGAAGACGTGAAGGCGATTGTGGTGTTGACGGAAACGGGGCCGTGGGCAACCGTACCGGACATGCGGGCCGCGCACCTCACCGCCCTCAGATCGCAACCCGGATGGGCCGGGTTCGGTGTGGATGCCACGGGATCATGACCAGCTACCCAACCTTGGACGCCTGGCTGGACGATTTCCGCAAGGAACCGCTCCGCCGCCTGGACCGGCTGTTCCGCCGGGGCGACAGCATCAGCCCGTTCGAGCGCGGCGACCCGCATGACGCCGCGCTGATGGCCCTGCGCAGCCTTGGGACGGCGGACGACCGCGACGCCGCCGACGCCGCCCTGGCGCAGTGGCTGGAGGAGCGTTTGGCCGAACCGCTGGCGGTGGCGGCCAAACGCGGCTGGGGCGCCTATGTCGGCTCTGCGATGGAAGGCTTCGACATGGCCGCCCGCATGCCGGGGGTGCGGGTCGGGGCGGTGCTGCGCGACCAATTCGACCGCTTCGACACATGGACCGGCGACCTGTCCGCCGACGGGCCGGGCGACCTGCGGCTGCGCTTCCTGCTGGCGCTGGCGCACAACCAGGGGAACAAGCGGCGCTTCCTCGGGCTGTGGTACGCGCTGTGCGACAAGGCGGAGCGCAGCGCCACGCCCAACCTGACCCTGTCCGTCGGGCTGGCCGGTCTGCGCGGCCTGCCGCCCGACGAGGACGGCCGTCCCCGCGTCGCCGAGGGGGTGGAAGGGCTGTGCCGCTGGGCACGCCACCTGCCCGACAGCGAGGAGGCGCGCGAGCGCTTCGTGATGCAGTGGCGCGCCTTCACCGGCCGCCATCACCGTAAGCCGGAGGTCTGGCACCGGCTGACCGCCGAGGCGGTTGAGACCCACGCGAGCCGGCCGTTCGTGGGGTGGTGGCGCGATGAGGTGGGGGAAACAGAGAAGCCGGTGCCAGCAGCCGGACCGGCAATGGCGCCGACGAAGCAGGATGCCGATACTCTGGCGCGGAGCATCGCGAAGAACCCGCCCAACAGCTGGGAACGGGATGTCATGGCCTTCACCGCGCGGCATGAACGCTATGCCATGATCAAGCAGGATTTCTACGCGCTGCCACGCGGCCTGAACATCGTCGGGAATGCCCTGCTCCGGCAAAAGACACGGGTGGGCTTCGTCCTGGCCGCCCGGTTGGCGACCACCGCACTGACCCATGTTCCCAACCACGAGAACAGTTGGGTTTTGTGGGCGCAGGCGACGGACGGCCTTGGCCAACGCGATGTGGCGGAAAGCATCCTGTGGCAGGCGATGGAGCGCCTTCCGGCCAGTGCACCCATCCGAAACGCCCTGGCCGGCATGCTGGCAAAACGTGGCCGGGTCGAGGAAGCGGAAGCGCTCTATCGGCAGACCATGCAGCGCAATCCGGAAGCCCCACACGCCTTTACCGCGCTAGCCGGCTTGCTGGCCGACCAGGGCCGCATGAGCGAAGCGCAATCACTCCTGCAAAGCGCCTTGCCGCGCTTCCCCGACGACGAGGCCGTCCCCAGCGCATTTGCCAATCTGCTAGTCCGCGATGGACAATACGCTGAGGCCGAGGCGCTCTACCGCAAGGCAATGGAGCGGTTTCCTCAGGATCCGGTGTGCCGCCTGGATCTCGGCCTGCTGCTGCTCCGGCTGAACCGCCGCGACGACGTGCTTCCCATTCTCGATGAACTGCGCGCTTTGAAACACACCGGTGCGCAAACGCTTCAAGCCCATCTCGACGGACGCGTCCGCGCCGACAGCAGCAAGCCGGCGTCCCCGGCTCCCGACCAGCAGGCTTCCCCCGAATGGTCGCCCCTGCTCACCAACGGCACGGCACTCCGGGCATCCTTCATCCTGTCGCCCGCCCTGTCCCGCACGGATCTGCTTTTGATGACGCGGCAGCGGGCGGAAGAGTTGCGGACACAGGCACGGGAACTGCTGAACGAGGCGCTGGCACACGATCCGAACAATCCGCTGGTCCGGTTGATCGCCCGCCGGCATGGGATCAAGGACGCCGGCGGCATCGACGCCGCACGGCTTCGCACTGTCGCCGGACGGAATTTCCCGTTGCGGCTGGAACTGGCCCTCGATGCCCGGAGCGACAAGGCCCTGCGCTGGCTGTACCAGGACTTCGGCGATGCCAACCACCGCGCCCTGACGGCGGTTGGCTGGCTGCTGGTGTCGCCCTACGCCGATTACGCCGACGACGAGGACGCGTCCTCGCCCGTCGCCGAACAGGCGGCCCGGCATCTCCAAAGCTGGCTGAACCGGCGGGACAATCCGGAGGCGGACACCGGCCTCGGCCTCCTGTGGAGCGACCTGCGAAGCCGGCTCGGCCAGTCCGTGGGCGGCGACCTGGACGGCTTCCTCGACGCTTGGCAGAATGTAATAGCCCCCCGCACGAGCCGCGATCTGCTGGACATCGCGCTGCTCGGCATGGTGCTGGCGGCGCTTCCCTTCGCCGCCTATGAGTACGCGCTGGCCGAGTGACGGGTGGCGATTGGTGAGTGCGGCGGCCTGCAACCCGACCGGGATTTTTACGCCGCGCTTATCGGCGGGCGGCGCTCATGATAGGATTTAACGCCTAATTCCTATCCATGATCGGTCCCGAATGCCTTCCAATGCCGCCGCATTGCCAACCCCATCCGGCCCGTGGAACAGTGGAACAGGCCTGGGAAAATGTTCCATACGGTTTCATATGTTCCATTCAACGCCGAACCGGGGCGGAAAACCGCGCTTTCCGCCCCGTCCCCCGGCCGGCCGTGAAACACGACGTTCCGCCGGTTCACTCCGGCCTGCGCTCCAGGATCAGGGTCGAGAGCGGCGGGATGGTCATGTCCAGCGAGTGGGTGCGGCCATGCCAGGGGATTTCCTCGGCATGGACGCCGCCGCCGTTGCCGACGCCGCTGCCGCCATACTTCGCGTCGTCGGTGTTCATCCGCTCGACATAGCGGCCGGGAAGCGGCACGCCGACACGGTAGCCCTGGCGCGGGATGGGGGTGAAGTTGCA
The genomic region above belongs to Azospirillum thiophilum and contains:
- a CDS encoding tetratricopeptide repeat protein, yielding MTSYPTLDAWLDDFRKEPLRRLDRLFRRGDSISPFERGDPHDAALMALRSLGTADDRDAADAALAQWLEERLAEPLAVAAKRGWGAYVGSAMEGFDMAARMPGVRVGAVLRDQFDRFDTWTGDLSADGPGDLRLRFLLALAHNQGNKRRFLGLWYALCDKAERSATPNLTLSVGLAGLRGLPPDEDGRPRVAEGVEGLCRWARHLPDSEEARERFVMQWRAFTGRHHRKPEVWHRLTAEAVETHASRPFVGWWRDEVGETEKPVPAAGPAMAPTKQDADTLARSIAKNPPNSWERDVMAFTARHERYAMIKQDFYALPRGLNIVGNALLRQKTRVGFVLAARLATTALTHVPNHENSWVLWAQATDGLGQRDVAESILWQAMERLPASAPIRNALAGMLAKRGRVEEAEALYRQTMQRNPEAPHAFTALAGLLADQGRMSEAQSLLQSALPRFPDDEAVPSAFANLLVRDGQYAEAEALYRKAMERFPQDPVCRLDLGLLLLRLNRRDDVLPILDELRALKHTGAQTLQAHLDGRVRADSSKPASPAPDQQASPEWSPLLTNGTALRASFILSPALSRTDLLLMTRQRAEELRTQARELLNEALAHDPNNPLVRLIARRHGIKDAGGIDAARLRTVAGRNFPLRLELALDARSDKALRWLYQDFGDANHRALTAVGWLLVSPYADYADDEDASSPVAEQAARHLQSWLNRRDNPEADTGLGLLWSDLRSRLGQSVGGDLDGFLDAWQNVIAPRTSRDLLDIALLGMVLAALPFAAYEYALAE